Genomic segment of Sebastes fasciatus isolate fSebFas1 chromosome 3, fSebFas1.pri, whole genome shotgun sequence:
aaccaaacttatcagaaaaatgaacacttgaataaacatcagcgtgataagaactacctaaaatgacagaaaccatccaaaccaaaaatgtatttgacgtgtactttgactttttagtttggacCATGTCCTATCTGataacatggaggaggtgagctttatgacctatactgcagccagccaccagggggcgatccagatgttatggcttcacttttggggagctttcatgtcgtccatcttcatACACAGTCCATGGCGGGCCCCTAATTGAAGAAAGGCTGAAACAAAGAACAAAACCCTACGATGGCCAGGCATAATGactttttccattttcaatatatatttaaaataagatgTAGGTCTACAGTTTATATTAAATGAAACATTTTCCTCTATCTTTTTCCACTCCAAATATGTTTGAAGGTTTCTCtccaatatatatatgtagcgTTGAATTTGTTGGCATGGTTTCTTGTGCAATACCACAAAAACACCTAGACTAAAATTAGGATACATAGCCTGAGGGAACACATTTATAATACAGTGAGTCATGGTAGATGCATAATTTGATACAAAGCTTGTAATACATAACACATTACCTCCTGTGCACCTGATAGAAAAAATCCTACAATACCAGGCATTTAGatcagaaaatgtaaaaataagttGAATCACTGTTATATTCACGGTGACGGAGGAATGATAATGTGACTATTGGTTAATTTTGAAGCATTTAGcttaacttaaagggatagtttgggtgtttggaagtggggttgtatgaggcacttatccatagtcagtgtattacctgcagtagatgacggttggcaaaccactgtttctccaaactgagggCGTGCCTCATAccaccccacttcaaaacacccaaactatccctttaagaatgGCCATTTTGATCTTTTGTGTACTAAAATGGAGCAAAGGAATTGATGTGTTTTGCTCTACAATGTTCAGAAATTATTTTATAGAAAGATACATTTCCATTGTTGTTGGGTCAGGCAACACACACCTTTTTACTGTCTAATGCCACCAACATTTTGCACCGTATGCAGTGAATGTGTTGGCATGTATTGTAGTACATTCCCTTTGAGATAGCCTACTCCTCCAGCATTAAAGCCCCTGCTGCACACATATAgtccacccacacaggtgtttacCCAGCAGAGCTCCTCCCGACTGACCAGAGGACTAATCAGccaaagtgaaaacacctgtgtgggtgtgcagagCCTTTAATATCTGTGCATTAAACCAGTGCttcccaacctaggggtcgggacccccaagGGGGTCGCGAAATAATTTCCGGTGGTCACCAGATGGTTGTAgagtatggaggaccacaagagtcctCAAATCCACAAGGGAGATTAAAACCTATATTCTTAATTCAATTTGTGatccagttatttatttctctttttaaatttttttaaattccattatttatttatgaattcattaatgtatttttaaatgacatacttttataaatgcctttttttatttgaactatttattgatggattataaTTGATATGATATAATTTGCCTTAGAATAGATTTTATTGAGTGTGCGTGCACATTTCTGACGGGGGACTTTCGGCGGGTCAGGTGGAAAGAAAAAGCGTTCAGCTGTCTGAGCCAGAGCACCTCAACATCATGTAGGCTTGTCTGATGACTTCCCAGCATGCACTTGGGCAATGCAATTACCATCATCATTTAATCTGCACTGTTACTGGTGTTATTGTGATCTGCATTGTGTCCTGATGTTTCCATTGGTGTTCACATTTCCACATTGTTGTACAAGTAGACATACAAGTAAATGTTATTCCTTGcaagttttttttcctgtttgaaaACCTTATCTTGACAGAACATGTCTACTTGCACAGTTTACtattattaaagggatagtaaaggtgttttgaagtggggatgTATGAATTACTTacccatagtcagtgtattacctacagtagatggcggtcggcatgcccccagcttggagaaacagacaggagtaccagcaaagagaatagaagcaaagagactaCACTCTcatgcttttttgacaacagcgcTGTCGCCATTTTGCattgaaaacgccaatgagtctgtggccatggatgtacAAAGAGACATCTGCAAATCAgaggatgattttttttaattattttaggtaaatcaacttccccgTACGAACACTTATATAGCCCTcaattaaatcattatgtcctaaaagttgtaaaaaggAACTAATAGGTGAACCCAGAGTtgttttcctcggcataatgaatgTGCATCAGACCTACGGGACTACACCGCCCTGctcgctcatatgacatatccggttcttcCAGCTTCAAACTGAAAGGGCGGAGGTCAGACAGTGATTGATTTCTGATAGAATGCCCCACGTACTAAATCACGTCGTTGCAATTAACAAAATCATCCGAGACAAACGTTTTGCTATTAAATCACAGACACAACAAATAATTCATGAATTTCATATTACTGAAGTTGAGCTCGGAAGTTTATTTATGCATAAAAAATACAGCACAGAGATGCACTCTGTTACAGAATGTACAATAtgttattcatattttacatgTGAGAGAGCAAAACAGATGTGGAATCAGTCCAAGAATGTACAGTAATAATTTGATTTTATATCATTTTCTCACAGATAAACTTTAATGGAGTACTGCAGGACAAATCATTCCAGGTCTTTGTTCCACCAAGGTGTGAAATCTCAGCACAGTCTTCTCCTTGACTTCCATAATTATCTGGCTGGTCCTGTCTCCAGTACCTAGAGACAACAAAATCTGCTCAACCATAAATTTAAACCATTACTAAAATATTAgaaatgaatacagttggaGCATGTTAAAATGAGGTCCACCATAATTATGATTTTAACAGAACattaaatataaacaaacacagaaagcTCAGGTGTTTCATTTGGGAGATTCAGATTCTGGATGCTCAATATCACATAATTTCTCGGTATATATACACCAGTTCTTTATTGTCAATCTATAAATCACTCTTCATCACTTTTAATTCAAGTCTGTGCAGACttttcctccagagccacattaAGACTGAGCCACGAGCTTTATCGTaaattgatcaattaattaagtAGGCACTGTTTGTTTCCCTGTTCTGACAAACATTTTGAATGTAGCATGGTGAAATTGGAAAATGTCTTACGTTTTGGTAGGTGCCGTTCCATCTACCCATATCCAGTTTCTTTCGCTCTCTTTATCGGTCAGACCAATCCAGTAATCTTGGTTAAGTGAGCTGATGAAATCCTAGATTTCAAAGATTATAATCAGTTATTTGTCATTCTTTATTTACTGTCCTTCCAAAGACATTAGGCACATAAAGAGCCCCCGTtctgacatgtcacagtaggaaaagcacaggtgtaaatgctaaaatgaatgatggctgaattccatttagctgcttcagtttcaggatCCTGgcattgtgcatgctggctcactggctcactgtcatgacttactgggacacttgaatagaacggCGCTATCGTTAATGTTCTTGGTGACACCCGTgattttcctactatgacaagtcaaaacaTCTGCTGGCCTGTTGtgatatggtgccttcaaatggggtcgtatTTACCGTGTTCgtgagaagagtccatatgaacgcccccctcgtgtggtattcacgacctcgtaagtggaaagtttctgaaagctccgagttcacgagttgtgacgtgtttgttgacgttgtcagaaatggcggaggccatggaagtaaattttttggtgcataataagttaatatattacacggctgtgttgaatactcgattctgattggtcaatcacggcgttctgtggtctgtaatttctgtattacagaccgttgctatgtataacagaccgttgctatgggcgcagttcagatgtcggactctgacggaccatttttgtgtcaaaatattgatttcttcagtaagtagacgtgtaataagcgtgataaagtacagctagcgggtcattgttgtgaaagaatccccttcagggcgatgagagacacagacagtgcagcatcgccctgtcggggattctttcacaacaatgaccggctcgctgtacattatcccttacatattgtaatattagttatatacattttttcttgtaattttataatatgtctgaggaaaatgtagATATTCTCAACagcctcatcttcttcctctgtcattatgcctttgcatttcctgcattatgttacctacttgctagcttgctaaattgttagcttCTGTggcgccgacagtaacgttaataatccgttgcttagcagcggcaagcatatcgtgtacacgacttcccatgttgtaaacatgagctcaagagtttcatttgaaggcaccaataatGCAGGTAGAAGAGTAAAAAAACAGAACTATCACAATAATCACAAATTTAAATGCATCATTTCCCCTTCTTACATAGTTCATATCCTGTATTCACTTCTGCAGCTTTGCAGAAGTCATTATAGACTTCCTCTTCGTTGTTTCGTACATTTCAGGAAGACTAAAACCTGCTTTGCCACACTAAcctttttttctccacttccACCTTTTTAAAAGGCCAAACTTTCCACTGCATACAATATCACAGCAACCAAAGTGTTTCTTAATCCATTATTGAAAACATaggtttgttttatttctgatgGAAATCTTCTGacaaaaaagtcctaatattaaaatgattaatttggGAAGGGAAGCAGGTTTTGTATTTTGGTAGCATTTACAAATCTTTTAAAGAGTATAGGCCTGCAGTTTGCAGAGAATATATAGGTTCAAGagaaagaaacattttttattcCACTCACCTGTTCGTCTTTGTTAGATATGATCACCAAATCtgcattgttttgtttacagATCGTCCTGCTGTCAGTCCAGGTTTTAGTTAAGGTGAACACCAAATAACAACTACTCCCACGTATCCAAGTGCAGGGACAGCTCGGTCTCTCTGTTTACAACACAAAATgatgaagtcgtaatattacgagaataaagtcctccacaaaagaggcaatttcCCCCAGGtctgtgtggttctttcttcagaatcaacgcagtttcttgcacaatcttttcatgGTCCTGATacttatgataatgtggtgctgatgtgccaaaagattaagtatttcattatttgtgaaacctaaactaaagtataacaagatgctccacgttcctcattttcacacaggctgctctatttcccctctaaaataacacgtataaattactactttataatattatgacttcattctcataatacgacgactttttcctcgtaaacttctgactttattctcataatattatgacttttttttctcgtaatattatgactttattctcgaaatctcagatttattttttttcctcaatgtggccctaatgctCCGTCGTAGTATATAACTTCATGACaagataaaagataaaacaCAATATAGAGCATCAGGCAAGTATACCACACGCTTGTATatgctgtactgtatgttagCCATCTGTCCTGTCTGAATTAGCCTAGCTAAAAAGCTCTTAATGTCTAAAACAGtggcttaaaataaaaaatggagtagtttgacaatttgggaaatatgctaattcactttaattcaaagtgttagatgagaagattgacaaCACTCTTCCATTTAGGGGCAGTTATGTTTATATCTTTGGCCAGGACCGGTAACTTCCTGGAatctctgctggttgcctggcaaccgcTTCCAGTCAAGAAATAGTCTGTTACACAactattttttaaacaaattaaagggactgtttgtaagaatcagaaattggttgtaacagcgacacctgtggccgttaagtcaatgaaccTCAGCATCCTGTTGGTCACGTTTGCCCGTGTGCCACCAGAATGTGAGCGAGTATCCGTCAAATCAGTGAGACGaaacacgtcagctaaaactacaatatctctatatttcacctgcttggcagtaatgttagctgaccagacgaaggtctctccatgaatcaatgctgatcctagtgttggcttttcctgcttcagcctcccgaccgcggccggagggaacaggggagacaccggagttttggtcggagacgaaaAAGTAACTCATTGCGGAgcaccgtcacttcacaagacacgggaaacctctgttggtctgtgGAGCTGCAGCGTTTATTtcggcacaaacgtccactgtacattcactagatagtctcagagctaaactaactcttctgcagtgtgtagtgtgcgcgcacgcacgtgtagaggtggagcaagcTGAGCGAGTAACAAGCGCGCTGTGTgaatgaaggcaggcagaggagcagaggagcagagtacagcagagactcctgCCCTGGAGatcaaagctacggtctcccccgcgtcctccgaccgcggccaacgcTGTTTTGCGAGACGGGCTTCCgtttagtttgtgttggagtcttgtctgaacagcgtagccacacgcgagcgcgcatgggacaccgacccggattgatttatacgtgtaagaagttacaaacagtccctttaaataaatcttatataactttttaattagtgagctttagctTTAATTTTaggttgcattttttttattatatctttggacagagacaggctagctgtttccccctgtttccagtctttgtgatAAGCTAACTGCTTATCGTAGGCTACGTGAGAGCGGTATCGATCCTCTCACCTAATTCTTGGCAAGAAAGACAACAATTGcaatttccaaaatgtcaaactattctttgattaaaaacatatttcatattttcactCACCAGACAGTTTTTGAAATTCATCTCTCTCTTTGGTGAGGTTTTTGTTCGTGGCATTCAAACGGTCTTTCTCGATCTCTAACTGTCTCGTCTTTTGGGTCAGGTCGGCGTTGAGGCTTTTCATTTGGCTGTTACTTGTCTGTAGTTCGTCTCTCTCGCTGGTCAGGTTGACGTTGAGGCTTTTCATTTCTTTGTTACTCGTCTGTAGTTCGTTTCTCTCGCTGGTCAGGTTGACGTTGAGGCTTTTCATTTTGATGTAACTTGTCTGTAGTTCGTCTCTCTCGCTGGACAGTCGATTTTTCTCTAGAATATCTGGCACAGCAAGGGTCCAACATGTGGAAGGCTCAAAGATCACGTACATCATATATACGGGTAATGTACCATATAGTTAgaatatagaaaaaaacatacatacgACCACCAGGACAATGACTTGCACCAGGAAGAGAAGACACAGCAGCCCCAGAAACAATGCAGCAGCTCCAGGACGAGTCTTCTTTCCTGAACTCACATTGACTGAAGCGGCTGTGGGCACAAATAAACAGTACTGATGAGAGTTGAGAATTAGTGGCATACTCTTAATTAGGATTTGCATTTAATATCTAGTTGGGTTTTGATCCATTAAAAGTTAACAATTAGTTATTTTTAGCTACCCACGTTTAAAAATGCCATGGCTATATACAGTACCCTTATctaaaagaagtttattcaagtgtgctataagtatacttctttttaacttaaaataagagcgtatgctttcagtttactttttatgtacttatcagagatatacttaacaaaagtatacttaattAAACTTGGCTTATATACTGAGAAGTATACAGAGAAGTCTAAGTATACGTGGCTTAtcctgacaagtatacagaaaagtctaagtatactggGCTTATACtgatacagaaaagtctaagtatacttggcttatactgacaagtatacaggaaagtctaagtatacttggcttatactgac
This window contains:
- the LOC141762849 gene encoding uncharacterized protein LOC141762849: MSEDIYAKPDLTKKVRFQAASKEDGNKDACEDVDDARIYDNYWAEESPPQDQSQDQSQDKSQDKSQDKSQDKSQDNTTEDQQKTASVNVSSGKKTRPGAAALFLGLLCLLFLVQVIVLVVVYILEKNRLSSERDELQTSYIKMKSLNVNLTSERNELQTSNKEMKSLNVNLTSERDELQTSNSQMKSLNADLTQKTRQLEIEKDRLNATNKNLTKERDEFQKLSGE